In Pseudophryne corroboree isolate aPseCor3 chromosome 7, aPseCor3.hap2, whole genome shotgun sequence, a single window of DNA contains:
- the AIMP2 gene encoding aminoacyl tRNA synthase complex-interacting multifunctional protein 2 isoform X2, producing the protein MLMYKVQPYSSGDMQEGADPTLQAFESRQEDILKRLYELKAAVDGLSKMIQTPDADLDVTDIIQADERAAPASCKADLDSILGKDYGALRDIVINANPSVPPLSLLILHNLLCEQYQVLSAVHTHSSVAHIPEPLLKCFGEQVNKKSRQDYQLGFTLIWKDVPKPQMKFSIQNMCPIEGEGNIARFLFSLLGNVYNAVTATLIDSWVDTAIFQFREGSNKERAAVLRAMNSALGKSPWLVGSELTIADIVTWCAIQQSGNTTAIPANVQKWMKSCENLTSFNAVLKLLM; encoded by the exons GAGGGAGCTGACCCAACACTTCAAGCTTTTGAGTCCAGACAAGAAGACATTTTAAAACGACTCTATGAACTCAAGGCTGCGGTCGATGGGCTCTCAAAGATGATCCAGACTCCGGATGCAGATCTTGATGTGACGGACATCATTCAGGCAGATGAGAGGGCTGCTCCAGCCTCCTGCAAGGCAGACCTGGACTCTATACTTGGAAAG GACTACGGTGCGCTGAGAGATATTGTTATCAATGCGAATCCATCAGTGCCGCCACTTTCCCTGCTGATCCTACACAATCTGCTGTGTGAACAGTACCAGGTGCTGTCTGCAGTGCACACACATTCCTCTGTCgcccacattccagaaccgctgctGAAGTGCTTTGGGGAGCAGGTCAATAAGAAGTCCCGGCAGGACTATCAGCTTGGATTTACTCTCATCTGGAAAGACG TGCCTAAGCCACAGATGAAATTCAGCATTCAAAACATGTGTCCAATAGAGGGAGAAGGCAATATAGCCAGGTTCCTGTTCTCGTTGTTGGGAAATGTGTATAATGCAGTCACTGCCACGCTGATTGACAGCTGGGTGGATACCGCCATCTTTCAGTTCAGGGAAGGGAGCAATAAGGAGAGAGCTGCTGTTCTGCGGGCCATGAACTCTGCGCTAGGGAAGTCCCCCTGGCTGGTAGGCTCTGAACTGACCATAGCAGATATAGTCACTTGGTGTGCCATTCAGCAATCTGGAAACACCACCGCCATCCCAGCAAATGTCCAAAAATGGATGAAATCTTGTGAAAATCTCACCTCCTTCAATGCTGTGCTGAAATTATTAATGTAA